In one Candidatus Planktophila versatilis genomic region, the following are encoded:
- the dcd gene encoding dCTP deaminase → MLLSDRDIRSEITAGRVAVEPFEEAMIQPSSVDVRLDKFFRVFENHKYSVIDPSLEQPELTREVVAEDGEAFILHPGEFVLASTYEIITLPDDIAGRLEGKSSLGRLGLLTHSTAGFIDPGFSGHITLELSNVANLPVKLFPGMKIGQLCLIRLSSPAEHPYGSAIYASRYQGQRGPTPSRSFMNFHQSKIK, encoded by the coding sequence GTGCTTCTTAGTGATCGCGATATTCGCTCCGAAATAACGGCGGGCCGCGTGGCCGTTGAGCCTTTTGAAGAGGCGATGATTCAACCTTCCTCTGTCGATGTCCGCCTGGATAAATTCTTTCGCGTCTTTGAAAATCATAAATATTCAGTCATCGATCCATCACTGGAACAACCCGAGCTCACTCGCGAAGTTGTTGCCGAAGATGGCGAAGCATTTATCTTGCACCCAGGTGAATTCGTATTGGCAAGCACCTATGAAATTATCACTCTTCCCGATGACATCGCCGGGCGGCTAGAGGGCAAATCTTCACTGGGCCGCCTTGGACTGCTGACACATTCCACTGCAGGATTTATTGATCCTGGATTTTCTGGACACATCACCCTGGAACTATCGAATGTTGCTAACTTGCCGGTGAAGTTATTCCCAGGCATGAAAATCGGTCAGCTCTGTCTGATTAGACTTTCATCCCCTGCTGAACACCCATACGGTTCAGCCATTTACGCATCACGTTACCAAGGACAGCGCGGGCCAACCCCAAGCCGCTCCTTTATGAATTTTCACCAGAGCAAGATCAAATAG
- a CDS encoding acyl-CoA dehydrogenase gives MSHYTANLRDIEFCLFDLLGREKVLGTSIYSELDRDTAMGMLEEMKRLCENDLAASFVEGDRVGAILNKETGNVNLPASFIKSYKSYIDGEWWRLDAPVELGGMKVPASIRWAIAEMVLGSNPAVHLYASGYAFAHVAFLLGTDVQKTMAKHMVDRHWGATMQLTEPDAGSDVGAGRTKAVEQADGTWHITGNKRYITSGDADFYENVMHFVLARREGGGPGTKGLSLFLIPKFMFDLETGELGKRNGVYVTALESKMGLNVSATCEVNLGEKEPAVGYLLGDVHQGIFQMFKIIEFARMMVGTKAIATLSAGYLQALSYAKVRVQGGDMKVMNDKASPRVTIIKHPDVRRSLMVQKAYSEGMRALVLYTASIQDEIELARAAGEEEKLEKMERLNDLLLPVVKGFGSEKSWTLLGTESLQTFGGAGFTQDWPLEQYVRDAKIDTLYEGTTAIQGLDFFFRKVVKDGGRALGLLGKEIQAFAESGGAHAAEKQALLKALADLNGIIGVLVGHAMASQEKSDEIYKVGLSTSRALMAVGDVIITWLLLRQADIAEAKLAAGAGKDTDFYTGKIASAKFFVATVLPHITADRKIVEATDSTIMEIPESAF, from the coding sequence ATGAGCCATTACACAGCCAACCTGCGCGATATTGAATTCTGCCTCTTTGACCTACTTGGTCGCGAAAAAGTACTGGGTACTTCTATCTACTCTGAACTTGATCGCGATACCGCAATGGGAATGTTAGAAGAGATGAAGCGTTTATGTGAGAACGATCTCGCTGCTTCCTTTGTTGAAGGCGATCGCGTTGGCGCAATCCTGAATAAAGAGACTGGCAATGTAAATCTGCCTGCGAGCTTTATTAAATCTTATAAGTCATACATTGATGGCGAGTGGTGGCGACTTGATGCACCAGTAGAACTCGGTGGTATGAAAGTTCCAGCATCCATTCGTTGGGCGATTGCCGAAATGGTTCTTGGCTCAAATCCCGCTGTTCACCTCTATGCATCCGGTTACGCCTTTGCCCATGTTGCATTTTTATTGGGCACAGATGTTCAAAAAACAATGGCGAAACATATGGTTGATCGTCACTGGGGCGCGACCATGCAATTGACTGAACCAGATGCTGGTTCAGATGTTGGGGCAGGGCGGACAAAAGCTGTGGAACAAGCAGATGGGACTTGGCATATCACCGGAAATAAGCGATACATCACTTCCGGAGATGCCGACTTCTATGAGAATGTGATGCACTTTGTGCTCGCTCGTCGTGAAGGTGGCGGACCAGGAACAAAAGGTTTATCACTCTTTCTCATTCCTAAATTCATGTTCGATCTTGAGACAGGCGAACTAGGAAAACGCAATGGCGTATATGTCACAGCCCTGGAAAGTAAAATGGGCCTTAATGTTTCTGCTACCTGCGAAGTAAATCTTGGCGAGAAAGAGCCTGCCGTTGGCTATCTACTCGGTGATGTCCACCAAGGAATCTTCCAGATGTTTAAAATTATCGAATTCGCTCGCATGATGGTGGGAACTAAGGCGATTGCAACGTTATCTGCCGGCTATCTGCAAGCACTCTCCTATGCCAAAGTCCGCGTGCAAGGTGGCGATATGAAGGTGATGAACGATAAAGCAAGCCCGCGTGTGACAATCATTAAGCATCCAGACGTTCGCCGCTCCTTGATGGTGCAGAAGGCTTACTCCGAAGGAATGCGCGCACTCGTGCTCTATACCGCCTCTATCCAAGATGAAATCGAATTGGCTCGAGCAGCCGGGGAAGAAGAGAAGTTAGAGAAGATGGAACGTCTGAACGATCTCCTGCTTCCAGTTGTTAAAGGCTTCGGTTCTGAAAAATCATGGACACTTCTTGGTACTGAATCACTACAAACATTTGGTGGAGCCGGATTTACCCAAGATTGGCCACTAGAACAGTATGTGCGCGATGCCAAGATTGATACTTTGTATGAAGGCACAACAGCAATTCAAGGTTTGGACTTCTTCTTCCGCAAAGTTGTAAAAGATGGTGGGCGTGCACTTGGTCTACTCGGAAAAGAGATTCAAGCATTTGCTGAAAGTGGAGGAGCACATGCCGCTGAGAAGCAAGCTCTCCTTAAAGCACTGGCTGATCTCAATGGAATTATCGGCGTACTTGTTGGCCATGCGATGGCATCACAAGAGAAGTCAGATGAGATTTACAAGGTGGGCTTAAGCACCTCACGCGCTTTGATGGCAGTGGGCGATGTCATCATTACTTGGCTTCTTCTTCGCCAGGCAGATATTGCAGAAGCGAAGTTAGCTGCCGGTGCTGGCAAAGATACTGATTTCTACACCGGCAAAATTGCATCGGCAAAGTTCTTTGTTGCAACAGTTCTTCCACATATCACTGCAGATCGTAAGATTGTGGAAGCAACTGATTCAACGATTATGGAGATCCCGGAGTCCGCTTTTTAG
- a CDS encoding EamA family transporter → MLSKHRGEFFLVLGAFFFALSGIVVTVVLKHLPAFRLAEFRSVTAVLILGTLVALTRPEIIRMVRAEIPKLGLYGVIGFAMVNFGYLLGIQRGVPLALVLIIEFTASIWIALWIKFVRKSFVARQMWIAIAFSILGLVLVAKAWDGFAFDLIGIGGAVMSAFALAAYFLMSEKIGKKREPIALLIFGMGFASIFWLVVLPPWTFPFEVFTMKMDLGGIAAGTLVPGWVMMAAAAIIGTVVPYLCVLTGMRLLTASTSSVIGMLEPVLAGAFAWVWFAQSWDVIQLFGALVVLFGIYLADRAKTVATE, encoded by the coding sequence GTGCTTTCAAAACATCGTGGTGAGTTTTTTCTTGTTTTAGGAGCTTTCTTCTTCGCATTAAGCGGAATCGTGGTTACGGTTGTACTAAAGCATTTGCCAGCATTTCGCTTAGCTGAGTTCCGTTCTGTGACGGCTGTGCTCATTCTCGGAACACTGGTTGCACTCACCCGCCCTGAAATCATCAGGATGGTGCGCGCTGAAATACCTAAATTAGGCTTATACGGTGTCATCGGTTTTGCGATGGTTAATTTTGGATACCTACTTGGCATCCAACGTGGAGTGCCACTAGCTCTTGTTTTGATTATCGAGTTCACCGCTTCAATCTGGATCGCCTTATGGATTAAGTTTGTCCGTAAGTCTTTCGTTGCGCGCCAAATGTGGATAGCTATCGCCTTCTCAATTCTCGGTTTGGTCTTGGTTGCCAAGGCGTGGGATGGCTTCGCTTTCGACTTGATTGGTATCGGTGGTGCTGTGATGAGCGCCTTCGCGCTAGCTGCGTACTTCTTAATGAGTGAGAAAATTGGAAAGAAACGTGAACCGATTGCCCTACTTATCTTTGGTATGGGATTTGCATCAATCTTTTGGCTTGTAGTTCTTCCACCTTGGACCTTTCCTTTTGAAGTATTTACAATGAAGATGGACCTGGGTGGCATTGCTGCTGGCACATTAGTTCCTGGTTGGGTGATGATGGCAGCAGCTGCAATCATTGGAACCGTAGTTCCTTATCTCTGCGTGCTTACCGGAATGCGACTCCTTACTGCATCGACAAGTAGCGTCATTGGAATGCTTGAGCCGGTACTGGCCGGTGCCTTTGCCTGGGTCTGGTTTGCTCAGAGCTGGGATGTAATTCAACTCTTCGGAGCACTCGTCGTGCTCTTTGGAATCTACTTAGCAGACCGTGCAAAAACGGTGGCCACAGAATAA
- the dnaB gene encoding replicative DNA helicase, with amino-acid sequence MSIAELPNNSQRNGQYNTVGAEFERTPPQDLQAEQSVLGGMLLSKDAIADVVEVLRERDFYRPAHELIYDAILDLYGRGEPADAITVAAELTKRGDIARAGGAPYLHTLISSVPTAANAGYYAKIVLEHAIMRRLVEAGTKIVQLGYDQNGEVDDAVDAAQAEVYAVTERRSSEDYVQLNTLLPQALDEIEAISKGVGAEGVKSGFRDLDLLTHGFHPGNMIILAARPAVGKSTLGLDIARHAAIHDNQTAVIFSLEMSKSEITMRMLSAEARVGLNSIRSGQLSDDEWSKLARRMGEISDAPLFIDDSANLSMMEIRAKARRLKQRHNLKLVVIDYLQLMTSGKKVENRQQEVSEFSRQLKLMAKELDVPVIAISQLNRGPEQRTDKRPMLSDLRESGSIEQDADVVILLHRDDMYDSQNRSGEADFIVAKHRNGPTRTITVSAQLHFARFFDMAPNVGSGRDFTQSTGSTNDIQPTAPGDGGWNE; translated from the coding sequence GTGAGCATCGCAGAACTACCCAATAACTCCCAACGTAACGGGCAGTACAACACTGTTGGGGCTGAGTTTGAGCGCACACCACCACAAGATCTTCAAGCAGAACAATCTGTTCTCGGTGGAATGCTGTTATCAAAAGATGCGATTGCAGATGTTGTTGAAGTTCTTCGTGAACGTGATTTCTACAGACCAGCACACGAACTTATCTATGATGCAATTCTAGATCTCTACGGACGCGGTGAACCAGCCGATGCAATTACTGTTGCGGCAGAACTCACAAAGCGTGGCGATATTGCGCGCGCAGGTGGTGCACCTTACTTGCACACACTTATCTCTTCTGTGCCAACCGCTGCTAACGCCGGCTACTACGCAAAGATAGTTTTAGAACATGCAATCATGCGCAGGCTTGTGGAGGCAGGAACAAAGATTGTGCAACTTGGCTATGATCAAAATGGTGAAGTAGATGATGCAGTAGATGCTGCGCAAGCAGAGGTCTATGCGGTAACAGAACGACGCTCTTCTGAAGATTATGTGCAACTTAATACTTTACTGCCGCAGGCACTTGATGAGATTGAAGCTATTTCAAAAGGTGTTGGCGCCGAAGGTGTTAAATCTGGTTTCCGCGATCTCGACCTTCTTACACACGGTTTCCATCCTGGAAATATGATTATTCTTGCAGCTCGTCCTGCTGTCGGTAAATCAACGCTCGGTCTTGATATTGCCCGTCACGCCGCAATTCACGATAACCAAACAGCGGTGATCTTCTCTCTTGAAATGTCGAAATCTGAAATCACAATGCGCATGCTCTCTGCCGAAGCGCGTGTGGGACTTAATAGCATTCGTTCCGGTCAACTCAGCGATGATGAATGGTCAAAGCTTGCTCGCCGAATGGGTGAGATCTCAGATGCACCGTTATTTATTGATGATTCAGCCAACCTTTCTATGATGGAGATTCGAGCAAAAGCACGCCGCTTAAAGCAACGTCACAATCTCAAACTCGTCGTGATTGATTACCTGCAGCTGATGACATCAGGTAAAAAGGTGGAGAACCGCCAGCAAGAAGTCTCGGAATTTTCGCGTCAATTAAAGTTGATGGCAAAAGAATTAGATGTTCCAGTTATTGCAATCTCACAGCTCAACCGTGGCCCGGAACAACGTACAGATAAGCGCCCGATGCTCTCAGACCTTCGTGAATCTGGTTCTATCGAACAAGATGCCGACGTAGTTATCTTGCTTCACCGCGATGATATGTATGACTCACAGAACCGATCAGGTGAAGCAGATTTCATTGTGGCCAAGCACCGTAATGGACCAACTCGCACCATTACCGTCTCTGCCCAACTTCACTTTGCACGCTTCTTTGATATGGCACCGAATGTTGGTTCTGGACGCGACTTCACACAATCAACAGGATCTACAAATGATATCCAACCAACTGCGCCAGGTGATGGTGGCTGGAACGAGTAG
- a CDS encoding magnesium and cobalt transport protein CorA — protein sequence MIVDYALYQNGVRYTQPSNLAELIQKARSDGGFVWLGLAEPTENEFNKIIGDFKFHPLAIEDAITAHQRPKFEEYPGVQALVLKTAFYEEKGSQISTGEIFCFIGEHFIVVVRHGNGAPLVNTRHHLEGNPEQLAKGPYAVAHAILDHVIDCYIDISIELENDVLQVEHKVFGDTRESASQEIYLLKREVIEFRHAIDPLLSPLQHIASIGARNIPTELTPFFRDTLDHLSRASDAASGLDALLTSALQAELAQVQLQQNSDMRKITSYVALASVPTMIAGIYGMNFDTMPELRWEFGYPAVIGSLLVITVVLYRKFKKSGWL from the coding sequence ATGATTGTTGATTACGCCCTCTACCAAAATGGCGTTCGGTACACCCAACCCTCCAATCTCGCTGAACTTATTCAAAAGGCAAGAAGCGATGGGGGCTTCGTCTGGCTAGGTCTGGCAGAGCCGACCGAGAATGAATTTAACAAGATCATCGGTGACTTTAAATTTCATCCCCTTGCAATCGAAGATGCCATTACCGCTCATCAACGTCCAAAATTTGAAGAGTACCCCGGCGTGCAAGCGTTGGTACTAAAGACCGCCTTTTATGAAGAGAAGGGTAGCCAAATTTCTACCGGTGAAATCTTCTGCTTCATTGGAGAACATTTCATTGTTGTCGTGCGACACGGAAATGGTGCACCGTTAGTGAACACTCGCCATCATTTGGAAGGTAACCCGGAGCAATTAGCAAAAGGACCTTACGCTGTTGCACACGCAATTCTTGACCATGTCATTGATTGTTATATCGATATCTCAATCGAACTTGAAAACGATGTGTTGCAAGTAGAACATAAGGTTTTTGGAGATACCAGAGAGAGTGCATCGCAAGAGATTTACTTACTTAAGCGCGAGGTTATTGAATTCCGCCATGCAATTGATCCACTTTTATCGCCACTTCAACATATCGCTAGTATTGGCGCTCGTAATATTCCGACCGAACTTACGCCATTCTTCAGAGATACCCTCGACCATCTATCACGCGCATCTGATGCAGCATCTGGCCTAGATGCGCTACTCACATCGGCGCTGCAGGCAGAGCTTGCACAAGTACAACTTCAGCAAAATAGCGATATGCGCAAAATTACTTCCTATGTTGCCCTGGCATCTGTACCAACAATGATTGCTGGAATCTACGGAATGAACTTCGACACCATGCCTGAATTACGCTGGGAATTTGGATATCCGGCCGTCATCGGTTCACTCCTCGTGATCACCGTTGTTCTATATAGGAAATTCAAGAAATCTGGCTGGCTCTAA
- the rplI gene encoding 50S ribosomal protein L9, with product MKLILTREVNKVGNAGDVVTVKDGYARNFLLPRGVAIVWSLGGEKQIEGIRRARAAREVRDLDHAKEIKATLEKATVTVKVKTGTAGRLFGSVTDKDIAAAIKSATSVDIDRHNLKTTGHIKKTGTHAVKVSLAHNIVATVNLTVVSA from the coding sequence ATGAAACTCATCCTTACTCGTGAGGTAAATAAGGTCGGAAACGCTGGCGATGTTGTCACTGTTAAAGATGGCTACGCACGCAACTTCTTGTTGCCACGTGGCGTTGCAATCGTCTGGTCACTTGGTGGCGAGAAGCAGATCGAAGGAATCCGCCGTGCACGTGCTGCCCGCGAAGTCCGCGATCTCGATCACGCTAAAGAGATCAAGGCAACACTTGAGAAGGCAACAGTGACCGTAAAAGTCAAGACCGGTACAGCTGGTCGCCTCTTCGGTTCTGTCACAGATAAAGACATTGCTGCTGCAATCAAATCAGCAACATCAGTTGATATCGATCGCCATAACCTCAAGACAACAGGTCATATCAAGAAGACAGGCACACACGCCGTTAAGGTTTCACTTGCACATAACATCGTTGCAACTGTTAACTTGACTGTAGTTTCTGCTTAA
- the rpsR gene encoding 30S ribosomal protein S18, producing MGARNNKALREPKNKGAKAAALNKKFKKKPCSFCRDKVTYIDYKDIATLRKYISDRGKIRARRVTGACTQHQRSVATAVKNSREVALLPYTSSAR from the coding sequence ATGGGAGCAAGAAATAACAAGGCTCTACGCGAGCCGAAGAATAAGGGCGCTAAAGCAGCAGCCCTTAATAAGAAGTTCAAGAAGAAGCCTTGCAGCTTCTGTCGTGACAAGGTCACATATATCGATTACAAAGATATTGCGACCCTACGTAAGTACATCTCTGATCGCGGCAAGATCCGCGCTCGCCGAGTAACAGGTGCTTGCACACAACACCAACGTTCAGTAGCAACAGCTGTCAAAAACAGCCGTGAAGTAGCGCTACTGCCTTACACATCTTCAGCGCGATAA
- a CDS encoding single-stranded DNA-binding protein: MAAGDTTITMIGNLVDDPELRFTPSGAAVAKFRVASTPRYLDKATNEWKDGESLFLQCQIWRQAAENVAESLTKGMRVILSGRLKQRSYETKEGEKRTVFEVEVDEVGPSLRNATAKVTRASRAGGTGASAAPAAAESFNDDPWAAATTSPAGGGWGTSTTDEPPF, translated from the coding sequence ATGGCAGCAGGAGATACAACAATTACCATGATCGGCAACCTAGTTGACGATCCAGAGCTACGTTTCACACCTAGTGGTGCAGCGGTAGCAAAATTTCGTGTTGCCTCAACACCTCGTTATCTAGATAAGGCTACAAATGAATGGAAAGACGGCGAGAGCCTCTTCCTTCAATGCCAAATCTGGCGCCAAGCTGCAGAAAATGTTGCAGAGTCACTAACAAAGGGAATGCGCGTCATTCTCTCTGGCAGACTCAAGCAACGTTCATATGAAACAAAAGAAGGCGAAAAGCGCACGGTCTTTGAGGTAGAAGTTGATGAAGTAGGTCCATCACTCCGCAATGCAACAGCGAAGGTCACACGAGCTTCGCGTGCAGGTGGAACTGGAGCAAGTGCAGCACCAGCTGCAGCCGAATCCTTCAACGACGATCCATGGGCTGCCGCAACGACTTCACCAGCCGGTGGTGGATGGGGAACATCTACAACCGACGAACCACCCTTTTAA
- the rpsF gene encoding 30S ribosomal protein S6: protein MRHYELMVILDPELEERTVTPSLETYLKIIKDSGGRVDKLDVWGKRRMSFEINKKPEGIYAVVDMHCEPAAIKELDRQLNLNESVLRTKVIRPE, encoded by the coding sequence ATGCGTCACTATGAATTAATGGTCATTCTCGATCCAGAACTCGAAGAACGTACAGTCACACCATCACTTGAGACATATCTCAAGATCATCAAAGACAGCGGAGGCCGCGTCGACAAGCTCGATGTTTGGGGCAAGCGCCGTATGTCATTTGAAATCAATAAGAAGCCAGAAGGCATTTACGCAGTTGTAGATATGCACTGTGAGCCTGCGGCAATCAAAGAGTTAGATCGTCAGCTGAACCTGAACGAATCTGTCTTACGCACAAAGGTAATACGCCCCGAGTAA
- a CDS encoding mannosyltransferase, producing MRVGIRVVLLLAVLSSLVSFAKFNYCSSEGWQSPGQYVHACYSDIPALYGERELDQGRWAYSSAENAVEYPVVQGAIMWVTAKLIPQGVTNYFHINILLLALLFLFISFITFKIKPEFAYLLPLAPAAVASLYINWDLWAIATMLASIYFFDKKLEIPSAILLGISISTKFLPIFLLIPIALIFFRREKIAKFAQYFLITVVTFIAINAPVFLTTPQGWWRFYSLNLNRGSDWGSIWYALSNLGLNLTHQNYLSVLCLLIGITALIIYLLQLTKPPTLAHTAIFIFIIVMAVSKVYSPQYVLWLTPLAVIALIDEKDLAVFFFWQGCELLYHFAIWQHLASVTGAKFGLPVVAYSVITLVRIGASILLLARLAARHRKSRVFPSEFLLSTGESYP from the coding sequence ATGCGCGTTGGAATTCGCGTCGTTCTACTTCTTGCAGTTCTTTCTTCGCTAGTAAGTTTTGCCAAGTTCAATTACTGCAGCAGCGAAGGCTGGCAATCACCAGGCCAGTATGTTCATGCATGTTATTCAGATATTCCTGCCCTGTATGGCGAACGTGAATTAGATCAAGGCAGATGGGCTTATTCCAGTGCCGAGAACGCTGTTGAATACCCCGTTGTCCAGGGCGCAATCATGTGGGTTACGGCAAAACTTATTCCGCAAGGAGTAACTAATTACTTCCACATCAACATACTTCTCTTAGCACTGCTCTTTCTCTTTATTTCTTTCATCACATTTAAGATCAAACCCGAATTTGCATATTTACTCCCGCTGGCACCGGCTGCAGTGGCCTCGCTCTATATCAACTGGGATCTCTGGGCGATAGCAACGATGTTAGCTTCGATATATTTCTTCGATAAGAAGTTAGAGATACCGAGTGCGATACTTCTTGGAATTTCGATCTCAACAAAGTTTCTCCCCATCTTCTTACTCATCCCCATCGCGCTTATCTTCTTTCGCCGAGAAAAGATTGCAAAGTTTGCGCAATATTTCCTCATCACCGTTGTCACATTCATTGCAATCAACGCACCGGTATTTCTCACAACACCACAAGGGTGGTGGCGCTTTTATTCACTTAACCTCAACCGCGGATCTGACTGGGGTTCGATTTGGTATGCCCTCTCTAACTTAGGTCTTAACCTCACCCACCAAAATTATTTATCTGTTCTCTGTTTACTCATCGGAATTACCGCACTCATCATCTATTTACTCCAACTCACTAAACCACCCACCCTTGCCCACACAGCGATCTTTATCTTCATCATCGTGATGGCGGTGAGCAAGGTCTATTCACCGCAGTATGTTCTCTGGTTAACACCCCTTGCCGTGATTGCACTTATCGATGAGAAAGATTTGGCCGTGTTCTTCTTCTGGCAAGGGTGTGAACTCTTGTATCACTTCGCAATCTGGCAACATCTTGCCTCTGTTACTGGTGCGAAATTCGGTCTACCGGTTGTGGCATATTCAGTCATTACCCTGGTCCGGATTGGAGCCTCGATTCTCCTGCTGGCCCGCCTAGCCGCCCGCCATCGAAAATCCCGCGTATTTCCGAGCGAATTTCTCTTATCAACAGGCGAGAGTTACCCTTAG
- a CDS encoding transglycosylase domain-containing protein, producing MIKTKLIRAGIFLAGFGFIAGATLFAFAWFTVSIPDPNAYVNSQSTVIQYSNGSEIGRVGTQNRQILPLAKIPLRLRYAVMAAEDRNFYANRAFSPTGIARALLNNLRSGDLTGEGGSTITQQYAKTAFLSPSRTIQRKIKELVISLKLENALSKDQILENYLNTIYFGRGSYGVQTAAQQYFNRNAHQLSISQSAVIASILRSPGYYDPSLSKENAVRLENRFAYVIQGMLDKKWITEAEAKDAKFPRVAPRTTSGQLSGPKGYIIDAVQKELSKLGFTQDQLLVGGYVIKTTLDQRAQQAAVDAVNKFTPADAPENLHTALVAIRPGTGEVIAMYGGKDYVVRQLNDATQSIALAGSTFKPFALIASLEAGIPMTSMWNGDSPQTFDDLGRPYEVSNYGDEGWGQVDLLTATQHSINTVFVPLGMKAGLDKVVDAARRAGIPENVAMIATPSVALGVASPHVIDVANSYATFAAQGVYSKPYMVASVTGSNKGLLYQGKAQTQEVFTKEVMADLTYALKSVVNGGTGSAALALGRPAAGKTGTSQSNASAWFSAYTPQLAASVALFRDSASESLNGIGGLTSVTGGTFPARIWTYFMKGALKDEPIMSFPAPANIGGLEPVVMTSGGIQTRKK from the coding sequence ATGATTAAAACCAAATTGATCCGAGCCGGAATCTTCCTGGCAGGCTTTGGTTTTATTGCGGGTGCAACCCTCTTCGCATTTGCCTGGTTTACTGTTTCAATCCCGGACCCAAATGCCTATGTAAATAGTCAATCCACCGTCATCCAATATTCAAATGGTTCTGAAATTGGGCGTGTAGGAACTCAGAACAGACAAATCTTGCCGCTTGCAAAAATTCCACTTCGTCTACGTTATGCAGTGATGGCGGCAGAAGATCGCAACTTTTATGCCAATCGCGCCTTTAGCCCAACCGGCATCGCACGAGCACTTCTCAATAACCTCAGATCAGGAGATCTCACCGGAGAAGGTGGCTCAACAATCACGCAGCAATATGCAAAGACCGCATTTTTATCACCAAGTCGCACAATCCAAAGAAAAATTAAAGAACTTGTTATCTCACTTAAGTTAGAAAATGCGCTCTCGAAAGATCAGATCTTAGAGAACTATCTCAACACCATTTATTTTGGTCGCGGTTCATACGGCGTGCAGACTGCGGCTCAGCAATACTTCAATCGCAACGCTCATCAACTCAGCATTTCACAATCTGCAGTCATCGCAAGTATCTTGCGATCTCCTGGTTATTACGATCCTTCGCTCTCTAAAGAAAACGCAGTCCGACTTGAAAATAGATTTGCTTATGTCATTCAAGGAATGCTCGACAAGAAGTGGATTACTGAAGCCGAGGCAAAGGATGCCAAGTTCCCGCGAGTGGCACCACGTACAACATCTGGACAATTAAGCGGTCCCAAGGGTTACATCATTGATGCGGTACAGAAAGAGCTCAGCAAACTCGGATTTACTCAAGACCAGCTACTTGTTGGCGGTTATGTCATTAAGACAACGCTCGATCAACGCGCACAACAAGCTGCAGTTGATGCGGTAAATAAATTCACACCTGCTGACGCTCCGGAAAACCTTCACACCGCACTTGTTGCTATTCGCCCCGGCACTGGCGAAGTCATTGCGATGTATGGTGGAAAAGATTATGTAGTTCGACAACTAAATGATGCCACCCAGTCCATTGCCCTGGCCGGCTCTACCTTTAAGCCCTTTGCACTCATTGCCAGCCTTGAAGCTGGAATTCCGATGACATCGATGTGGAATGGTGATTCACCTCAAACTTTTGATGACTTAGGAAGACCGTATGAAGTATCGAATTACGGCGATGAAGGGTGGGGTCAGGTAGATCTACTCACCGCAACCCAACACTCCATCAACACTGTATTTGTGCCCCTGGGTATGAAAGCAGGCTTGGATAAAGTTGTTGATGCAGCTAGACGTGCTGGAATTCCAGAAAATGTGGCGATGATTGCAACCCCATCTGTTGCCTTAGGTGTTGCAAGCCCGCATGTGATCGATGTAGCAAACTCCTATGCCACATTTGCCGCCCAAGGTGTGTACTCAAAGCCTTATATGGTTGCATCTGTGACCGGATCAAATAAAGGCTTGCTCTATCAAGGCAAAGCACAGACACAAGAAGTATTTACTAAAGAGGTGATGGCAGATCTCACCTACGCACTTAAGAGTGTGGTCAATGGCGGAACCGGATCGGCAGCCCTTGCTTTGGGTCGCCCGGCTGCTGGAAAAACTGGAACATCGCAATCAAATGCGTCAGCGTGGTTTAGCGCATACACACCACAACTAGCGGCTTCCGTTGCCCTCTTTCGCGATAGCGCATCTGAATCACTTAATGGAATTGGCGGCCTCACATCTGTGACAGGTGGAACATTCCCGGCAAGAATCTGGACCTATTTTATGAAGGGCGCTTTGAAAGATGAGCCCATCATGAGTTTTCCAGCACCTGCAAATATTGGCGGCCTTGAACCTGTCGTGATGACAAGTGGTGGCATTCAAACAAGAAAGAAGTAA